The Rhododendron vialii isolate Sample 1 chromosome 6a, ASM3025357v1 genome includes a window with the following:
- the LOC131329994 gene encoding G-type lectin S-receptor-like serine/threonine-protein kinase SD2-5 has protein sequence MCKPTGCFTMSLVLIGFFLYCSQFFFVEHSRFGGSNIRFCVLVGFYILVRVLNWKRGQAELDDEFSVHNIPGTPTQFSYNDLKTATNDFNNKLGEGGFGSVFKGTLSDGTEVAVKHLAGLSQIKKSFLAEVQTIGIIHHVNLVKLIGFCAENSNRFLVYEYMSNGSLDRWIFKRHQELTLGWESRRKIIADIAKGLAYLHEGCRQKIYHLDVKPQNILLDENFEAKVSDFGLAKLINKDESRTVATLRGTPGYMAPEWLSSIITEKVDVYSFGVVVLEILCGRKNLDRSQPEEEMHLLGLFERKGKEGQLLDMVDKYNADMQLHGAEVVEMMKLAVWCLQSDYQRRPSMRVAIQVLEGLVSVQDNLDYNFIHAPARRTMAATGEDVHAIDVGTPLLASVLSGPR, from the coding sequence ATGTGTAAACCAACTGGTTGTTTCACCATGTCACTTGTCCTCATCGGATTCTTTCTCTATtgtagccaattttttttcgtgGAACATTCTCGTTTCGGAGGTTCGAATATTCGTTTCTGTGTTTTGGTTGGATTTTACATTTTGGTGCGCGTTTTGAACTGGAAAAGAGGACAAGCGGAACTTGATGATGAGTTCTCGGTCCATAACATACCGGGGACGCCTACCCAATTCTCATACAATGATTTGAAAACCGCAACCAATGATTTTAACAATAAGCTCGGGGAAGGAGGATTTGGGTCAGTCTTTAAAGGGACTTTGAGTGATGGCACCGAAGTAGCAGTGAAGCATCTCGCCGGATTAAGTCAGATCAAGAAGTCATTCTTGGCTGAAGTTCAGACAATAGGCATCATCCACCATGTCAATTTGGTGAAATTGATCGGATTTTGTGCTGAAAACTCTAATAGGTTTCTAGTCTACGAGTACATGTCCAACGGGTCCTTGGATAGATGGATATTCAAAAGACATCAAGAGCTCACTCTTGGGTGGGAATCCAGAAGGAAGATCATTGCGGATATAGCCAAGGGACTAGCCTATCTCCATGAGGGATGCCGACAGAAAATATATCATTTGGATGTCAAACCCCAGAACATCCTCTTAGATGAAAACTTCGAGGCAAAAGTTTCTGACTTTGGATTGGCAAAACTAATTAATAAGGACGAAAGCCGAACTGTAGCGACATTAAGGGGAACCCCAGGCTACATGGCTCCTGAATGGTTGAGCTCAATAATCACAGAGAAAGTAGATGTCTATAGCTTTGGGGTCGTGGTCTTAGAGATCTTGTGTGGACGGAAAAATTTGGATAGGTCTCAGCCAGAGGAAGAGATGCATTTATTAGGTTTGTTcgaaaggaaagggaaagaggGACAACTTTTGGATATGGTTGATAAATACAATGCTGATATGCAATTACACGGAGCAGAAGTGGTGGAGATGATGAAGCTTGCAGTGTGGTGTCTACAAAGTGATTACCAGAGGCGGCCTTCGATGAGAGTGGCGATTCAGGTCTTGGAGGGCTTGGTTAGTGTCCAAGACAATTTGGACTATAACTTCATACATGCTCCGGCAAGAAGAACAATGGCAGCTACAGGTGAAGACGTGCATGCTATTGATGTTGGCACACCGTTATTAGCATCAGTTCTATCAGGACCAAGGTGA